A single Panthera uncia isolate 11264 chromosome E2 unlocalized genomic scaffold, Puncia_PCG_1.0 HiC_scaffold_19, whole genome shotgun sequence DNA region contains:
- the BCL2L12 gene encoding bcl-2-like protein 12 isoform X1 codes for MAGSEELGLREDTLRVLAAFFRRGEAAGSPIPTPPRSPAQEEPTDFLSRLRRCLPCPLGRGAVPPESPRPCSLPLRPCYVSEPGPATPDFYALVAQRLEQLVQEQLRSPPSPELQGPPPTEKEALLRKLVALLEEEADVINQKLASDPALRGKLARLSAGSFARLVELFSCRESSPLPGRARPSLPCPGPPPPSPEPLARLALAMELSRRVAGLGGTLAGLSVEHVHSFAPWIQAHGGWSGRSWPDALEPVERGGQ; via the exons ATGGCAGGCTCGGAAGAGCTGGGGCTCCGGGAGGACACGCTGAGAGTCCTAGCGGCCTTCTTTAGGCGAGGCGAGGCCGCCGGGTCCCCCATTCCAACCCCACCCAG GAGTCCTGCCCAGGAGGAGCCAACAGATTTCCTGAGCCGTCTTCGAAGATGTCTTCCCTGCCCCCTGGGGCGAGGAGCAGTTCCCCCTGAGTCCCCTCGGccttgctccctgcccctccgccCATGCTATGTTTCAGAGCCTG GCCCAGCTACTCCGGATTTCTATGCTCTGGTGGCCCAGCGGCTAGAACAGCTGGTCCAAGAGCAACTGAGATCCCCACCTAGCCCAG AGTTACAGGGTCCCCCACCCACAGAGAAGGAAGCCCTGCTGCGGAAGCTGGTGGCCCTGCTGGAGGAAGAGGCAGACGTCATCAACCAGAAG ctGGCCTCGGACCCCGCCCTGCGCGGAAAGCTGGCCCGCCTCTCCGCGGGCTCCTTCGCCCGCCTGGTGGAGCTGTTCTCCTGCCGGGAGAGCAGCCCTCTGCCCGGTCGCGCACGCCCCTCCTTGCCCTGCCCCGGGCCCCCTCCGCCTTCCCCGGAGCCCCTGGCCCGCCTGGCCCTGGCCATGGAGCTGAGCCGCCGCGTGGCCGGGCTGGGGGGCACCCTGGCCGGACTCAGCGTGGAGCACGTGCACAGCTTCGCGCCCTGGATCCAGGCCCACGGGGGCTGG AGTGGCAGGAGCTGGCCAGATGCGTTGGAGCCAGTAGAGAGAGGAGGCCAGTAG
- the BCL2L12 gene encoding bcl-2-like protein 12 isoform X2 — MAGSEELGLREDTLRVLAAFFRRGEAAGSPIPTPPRSPAQEEPTDFLSRLRRCLPCPLGRGAVPPESPRPCSLPLRPCYVSEPGPATPDFYALVAQRLEQLVQEQLRSPPSPELQGPPPTEKEALLRKLVALLEEEADVINQKLASDPALRGKLARLSAGSFARLVELFSCRESSPLPGRARPSLPCPGPPPPSPEPLARLALAMELSRRVAGLGGTLAGLSVEHVHSFAPWIQAHGGWEGILAISPVDLNLPLD, encoded by the exons ATGGCAGGCTCGGAAGAGCTGGGGCTCCGGGAGGACACGCTGAGAGTCCTAGCGGCCTTCTTTAGGCGAGGCGAGGCCGCCGGGTCCCCCATTCCAACCCCACCCAG GAGTCCTGCCCAGGAGGAGCCAACAGATTTCCTGAGCCGTCTTCGAAGATGTCTTCCCTGCCCCCTGGGGCGAGGAGCAGTTCCCCCTGAGTCCCCTCGGccttgctccctgcccctccgccCATGCTATGTTTCAGAGCCTG GCCCAGCTACTCCGGATTTCTATGCTCTGGTGGCCCAGCGGCTAGAACAGCTGGTCCAAGAGCAACTGAGATCCCCACCTAGCCCAG AGTTACAGGGTCCCCCACCCACAGAGAAGGAAGCCCTGCTGCGGAAGCTGGTGGCCCTGCTGGAGGAAGAGGCAGACGTCATCAACCAGAAG ctGGCCTCGGACCCCGCCCTGCGCGGAAAGCTGGCCCGCCTCTCCGCGGGCTCCTTCGCCCGCCTGGTGGAGCTGTTCTCCTGCCGGGAGAGCAGCCCTCTGCCCGGTCGCGCACGCCCCTCCTTGCCCTGCCCCGGGCCCCCTCCGCCTTCCCCGGAGCCCCTGGCCCGCCTGGCCCTGGCCATGGAGCTGAGCCGCCGCGTGGCCGGGCTGGGGGGCACCCTGGCCGGACTCAGCGTGGAGCACGTGCACAGCTTCGCGCCCTGGATCCAGGCCCACGGGGGCTGG GAGGGCATCCTGGCCATTTCACCCGTGGACTTGAACTTACCCCTGGACTGA